Proteins from a single region of Kluyveromyces lactis strain NRRL Y-1140 chromosome C complete sequence:
- the POP2 gene encoding CCR4-NOT core DEDD family RNase subunit POP2 (similar to uniprot|P39008 YNR052C Saccharomyces cerevisiae POP2 RNase of the DEDD superfamily subunit of the Ccr4-Not complex that mediates 3' to 5' mRNA deadenylation), with protein sequence MQSLNSQLGGLPNSEQFFGKGAVQQQGPVGMNGMLFSPSMNSTRMMPQQSQQPHVLHGLENNGGLQNSYLLKQKMDVVNSAFGQQNNLQQQQQPGKMPLPNNGQVPMMMQNSISGGNSNNNTIPQQMQFPMPVQQQAMGNVNGLDTTPLPNASHTPISSPAHLLIREVWQNNVNFEFAIIRKMIEQYKVISISTEFVGTIARPIGNFRSKTDYHYQTMRSNVDLLTPIQIGLSLSDLQGNKPDNFPSTWQFNFHFDVTKETVNSESLELLKKSGVILERHQQNGVDFDEFAQLMMDSGLLLNDEVTWISYHAAYDYGFLINRLMNTNMPNNKEDFEWWVQKYIPTSYDLNLINKLVHEVTQQHPHPPPLHLLQSQQQQQQNQQQQYTLELLADELGIPIFPLFSSAAGQSLLALLAYTQLGKLSLYKLRNGTDFSYYKNLIYGITQE encoded by the coding sequence ATGCAATCTCTTAATAGTCAGCTCGGAGGATTGCCAAATTCGGAGCAATTTTTCGGGAAGGGCGCTGTTCAGCAGCAAGGGCCAGTTGGGATGAACGGGATGCTTTTCTCCCCTTCTATGAATAGTACTCGTATGATGCCTCAACAGTCGCAACAACCACATGTGCTGCATGGGCTTGAGAACAATGGGGGTCTTCAAAATTCGTACTtgttgaaacagaagatgGATGTGGTAAACAGTGCTTTTGGGCAGCAAAACAACTtacagcagcagcagcaaccGGGAAAAATGCCGTTGCCGAATAATGGGCAAGTTCCTATGATGATGCAGAACAGCATTTCCGGTGGTAACTCTAATAACAATACGATTCCACAGCAGATGCAATTTCCAATGCCGGTACAACAACAGGCAATGGGAAACGTGAACGGGCTTGATACAACACCATTACCTAATGCATCTCATACGCCAATCTCGTCTCCAGCGCATCTTTTGATCAGAGAAGTGTGGCAAAACAACGTAAACTTCGAGTTTGCCATAATCCGTAAAATGATCGAGCAATACAAAGTTATTTCTATAAGCACCGAGTTTGTCGGTACGATAGCGAGACCCATTGGGAATTTCCGCTCAAAGACAGATTACCATTACCAGACGATGAGATCCAACGTGGATCTACTAACCCCAATCCAGATTGGACTTTCGTTAAGCGATTTACAGGGGAATAAACCAGACAACTTCCCATCCACATGGCAATTCAACTTCCATTTCGACGTAACAAAGGAGACCGTGAATTCGGAATCGTTAGAACTATTAAAGAAATCCGGTGTCATCTTGGAGAGACATCAACAGAACGGTGTTGATTTCGACGAGTTTGCTCAGTTGATGATGGATTCCGGGTTATTGTTGAACGATGAGGTCACGTGGATCAGTTACCATGCAGCATACGATTACGGGTTCTTAATCAACAGGCTCATGAACACAAACATGCCCAACAACAAAGAGGACTTCGAATGGTGGGTTCAGAAATACATACCAACGTCGTACGATTTGAACCTAATTAACAAGTTAGTTCATGAGGTAACGCAACAACACCCACATCCACCACCATTACATCTATTACAAAgtcaacagcaacagcaacaaaaccaacaacagcaataTACACTAGAACTACTGGCTGACGAGTTGGGGATTCCGATCTTCCCATTGTTCAGCAGCGCAGCGGGACAAAGTCTCTTGGCACTATTGGCATACACCCAACTCGGTAAATTGTCTTTGTACAAACTACGCAATGGAACAGATTTCAGTTACTACAAGAACCTGATCTACGGAATCACACAGGAGTAA
- the NOG2 gene encoding putative GTPase NOG2 (highly similar to uniprot|P53742 Saccharomyces cerevisiae YNR053C NOG2 Putative GTPase that associates with pre-60S ribosomal subunits in the nucleolus and is required for their nuclear export and maturation), translating into MGTGKKEKQRRIREGNTKDGNLRVKGENFYRDTKRVQFLNMYKGGRSVRNAKGDIIKAAPLQDTAAPTARVAPDRRWFGNTRVISQDSLSHFREALGENKRDSYQVLLRRNKLPMSLLNEKDSAESPTAKILETEPFEQTFGPKAQRKKPRIAASSLEELISSTSTDNKTFEEKQELDSTLGLMGKQEEEDGWTQAAKEAIFHKGQSKRIWNELYKVIDSSDVVIHVLDARDPLGTRCKSVTDYMTNETPHKHLIYVLNKCDLVPTWVAAAWVKHLSKERPTLAFHASITNSFGKGSLIQLLRQFSQLHKDRHQISVGFIGYPNTGKSSIINTLRKKKVCQVAPIPGETKVWQYITLMKRIFLIDCPGIVPPSSKDSEEDILFRGVVRVEHVSHPEQYIPGILKRCKRQHLERTYEISGWKDSVDFIEMIARKQGRLLKGGEPDESGVSKQILNDFNRGKIPWFVPPPEKDKIEEKEPGDKKRPAEENQEDQEEEEKEQEEQEEPVSKKAKKE; encoded by the exons ATGGGTACCGGTAAGAAGGAAAAGCAAAGGAGAATCCGCGAAGGTAATACCAAGGATGGTAACCTTCGTGTGAAGGGTGAGAATTTCTACAGGGACACCAAGAGAGTGCAGTTTTTGAACATGTACAAAGGTGGTAGATCTGTTCGTAATGCAAAGGGTGACATTATCAAGGCTGCTCCGTTGCAGGATACTGCTGCTCCAACAGCAAGAGTGGCTCCTGACCGTAGATGGTTTGGTAATACCAGAGTTATTTCTCAGGATTCATTGAGCCATTTCAGAGAAGCTTTGGGCGAGAACAAGCGTGATTCTTATCAGGTGCTATTGAGAAGAAATAAACTTCCGATGTCGTTGTTGAACGAAAAGGATTCCGCTGAATCTCCAACGGCAAAGATTTTGGAGACAGAGCCCTTTGAACAAACTTTTGGGCCTAAGGCTCAGAGGAAGAAACCAAGAATCGCTGCGTCGTCGTTGGAAGAGTTGATTTCAAGTACTTCTACCGATAATAAgacttttgaagaaaagcaAGAATTGGATTCTACTCTGGGGCTTATGGGTAAGcaagaggaagaagacgGTTGGACGCAGGCAGCAAAGGAAGCCATTTTCCACAAAGGTCAGTCGAAACGTATTTGGAACGAATTGTACAAGGTTATCGATTCCTCCGATGTCGTCATCCACGTATTGGATGCTAGAGATCCTTTGGGGACTCGTTGTAAATCGGTGACTGATTACATGACCAATGAGACTCCTCATAAACATTTGATATACGTCTTGAACAAGTGTGATCTTGTTCCTACATGGGTTGCC GCAGCATGGGTAAAACATCTATCGAAGGAACGTCCCACATTGGCATTCCATGCCTCTATTACCAATTCATTTGGTAAGGGTTCGTTAATTCAACTTCTACGTCAATTCTCACAACTGCATAAGGACAGACATCAAATCTCTGTTGGGTTCATTGGATATCCAAACACCGGTAAATCCTCAATCATCAACACTCtaaggaaaaagaaggtcTGTCAAGTGGCACCTATTCCTGGTGAAACTAAGGTGTGGCAATACATAACtttgatgaagagaatCTTTTTAATCGATTGTCCCGGTATTGTACCGCCATCCAGCAAGGACAGTGAAGAGGATATTCTATTCAGAGGTGTGGTAAGAGTTGAACACGTTTCGCATCCTGAACAATACATTCCAGGTATTCTAAAACGTTGTAAGAGACaacatttggaaagaaCCTATGAGATCTCCGGATGGAAAGACTCTGTAGATTTCATCGAAATGATTGCAAGAAAGCAAGGTAGACTATTGAAAGGTGGTGAACCAGATGAAAGCGGGGTATCGAAACAAATCTTGAACGATTTCAACAGAGGTAAGATCCCATGGTTCGTACCACCACCAGAGAAGGACAAGATTGAGGAAAAGGAACCTGGTGATAAGAAACGTCCTGCAGAGgaaaatcaagaagatcaagaagaggaagagaaGGAGCAAgaggaacaagaagaacCTGTTTCTAAAAAGGCCAAAAAGGAATAA
- the ESF2 gene encoding RNA-binding ATPase activator ESF2 (some similarities with uniprot|P53743 YNR054C Saccharomyces cerevisiae ESF2 Essential nucleolar protein involved in pre-18S rRNA processing), whose protein sequence is MSKEYSDVDDFASDEEEDNQVLITGKDAKKNVIQFDQEEDEEEQEEEDEEVQDEEEPEDKVVQLTEQQIEKEKQRRLKKLKSDKKTKHKTGVVYLSRVPPYMKPAKLRQILTRFGEVDRLFLKREEEHKHQQRVKSGGNKKTMFEEGWAEFIRKKDAKLCASTLNGNIIGGKKGNFYHDDVMNVKYLPGFKWADLTEQIARENDIRQAKLQLEISQANKLNAEFIHNVEKSKMVNKMKQSKKRNQQESQQVDEEVRRTFKQRKVASTRASAPDSQRQSQPQSKALNDVMHSLF, encoded by the coding sequence ATGAGCAAGGAGTACAGCGATGTGGATGATTTTGCGTCagacgaagaagaggaCAACCAAGTGTTGATCACTGGGAAGGATGCGAAGAAGAATGTGATTCAGTTTGATCAAGAAGAGGACGAGGAAGAGCAAGAGGAAGAGGACGAGGAAGTAcaggatgaagaagaaccgGAGGATAAGGTAGTACAACTCACAGAACAGCAgatagagaaagaaaagcaGAGACGACTCAAAAAGCTTAAGAGCGATAAGAAGACGAAACACAAGACCGGTGTGGTTTACCTATCGAGGGTTCCACCGTACATGAAACCAGCCAAGCTAAGGCAGATTCTCACAAGATTCGGTGAAGTGGACCGTCTGTTCTTGAAACGTGAAGAGGAGCACAAGCACCAGCAGCGTGTCAAGAGTGGTGGGAACAAGAAAACGatgtttgaagaaggttGGGCCGAGTTTATCAGAAAGAAGGACGCTAAACTGTGCGCATCGACTCTAAACGGTAATATTATCGGTGGTAAGAAGGGAAATTTCTACCATGACGACGTCATGAACGTTAAATACTTGCCCGGGTTCAAATGGGCCGATTTGACAGAACAAATCGCTAGAGAAAACGATATCAGACAAGCAAAGCTACAATTGGAAATCTCACAGGCCAACAAGTTGAACGCAGAGTTCATCCATAACGTagagaaatcaaagatggTCAACAAGATGAAACAGAGCAAGAAACGTAACCAACAAGAATCACAGCAGgtcgatgaagaagttcgCAGGACTTTCAAACAGAGGAAAGTCGCTTCGACAAGAGCATCTGCTCCAGATTCTCAGAGACAATCCCAACCGCAATCGAAAGCACTCAACGATGTCATGCATAGTTTATTCTAA
- the BRE5 gene encoding Bre5p (some similarities with uniprot|P53741 YNR051C Saccharomyces cerevisiae BRE5 Ubiquitin protease cofactor) — protein sequence MTTYDVKEIGYAFLRTYYERMHNDPSKLSCLYSTTAELTHVNYNEPIKHDKDYLNTVKLIGKDNINNFFTRNSKRVQDLKVKIDSCDVQSTGYESSSILILILGELCWTDSPSYRFCQCFILEPAEYNSKVYDLKNDIIRFIPDLAPLVNPDQPVSPPSAVVVEAENEKPNVNGDAAPVSVPVSVSPVVVKAAAKPVEIVKPIPTEKQQPSTAPTETKVEQPQAVSVNKTKPKENEAIAPATAPAAIAEKEKEDKEDEAQAQPKEQATSASATPTSTTTRSESVPPQEVPETEVTPKAEPVKMTWAGKLNKTSKLTTNYIKVDLPQKKSKSPPPNGFTKSNKKSKQQSKPIGDVIIQNSSGFYPVYVGNTNGLTASELERALIKEYGDVVKTSFQDSFAVVDFREKPARDAAIDAQHLKVGERVINLNPKGDKASKYKAKNNSNNSNSNSGNTNHNTNGNSSHNSPSPELSLNQGNSTLKKSSVKSRNDKSKN from the coding sequence ATGACCACTTACGATGTGAAAGAGATCGGATATGCGTTCCTAAGGACGTACTATGAACGTATGCATAATGATCCATCGAAATTGTCGTGTTTATATTCTACCACGGCGGAATTGACCCATGTGAATTATAATGAACCTATCAAGCATGACAAAGATTATTTAAACACCGTCAAGTTGATTGGTAAGGataacatcaacaatttctttacCAGAAACAGCAAGCGTGTACAGGATTTGAAGGTCAAGATTGATTCGTGTGATGTGCAATCTACTGGGTACGAGAGTTCTTCGAttctgatattgatattagGGGAGCTATGCTGGACGGATTCACCATCTTACAGATTTTGTCAGTGCTTTATCCTGGAACCAGCAGAGTATAACAGTAAAGTCTACGATTTGAAAAACGATATCATTCGTTTCATTCCTGACCTTGCTCCATTAGTGAACCCAGACCAGCCAGTATCACCACCatctgctgttgttgttgaagcTGAGAATGAGAAGCCAAATGTCAACGGGGACGCAGCTCCTGTTTCTGTTCCTGTATCTGTTTCTCCAGTAGTGGTAAAGGCAGCAGCGAAACCGGTTGAGATTGTCAAGCCAATTCCAACTGAGAAGCAACAGCCCTCTACTGCTCCAACGGAAACAAAAGTGGAACAACCCCAAGCCGTTTCAGTAAATAAAACTAAACCTAAGGAAAATGAGGCGATTGCGCCAGCTACTGCTCCTGCTGCTATTgcagaaaaagaaaaagaagacaaGGAAGACGAAGCACAAGCACAACCAAAAGAGCAAGCGACTTCAGCATCAGCCACCCCAACCTCAACGACAACCCGTTCTGAATCGGTGCCCCCACAAGAGGTTCCTGAAACAGAAGTCACCCCAAAGGCTGAACCAGTGAAAATGACTTGGGCAGGCAAACTCAACAAGACATCTAAACTAACTACAAACTACATCAAGGTAGATCTTCCACAAAAGAAGTCTAAAAGTCCACCTCCAAACGGATTCACCAAgtcaaacaagaaaagcAAGCAGCAATCGAAACCAATAGGCGACGTTATCATCCAAAACAGCAGCGGTTTCTACCCAGTATACGTGGGTAACACAAATGGGTTGACCGCATCCGAACTTGAAAGAGCTCTAATAAAAGAATACGGTGATGTCGTAAAAACCTCATTCCAAGATTCGTTCGCTGTGGTTGATTTCAGAGAAAAACCTGCAAGAGACGCTGCCATCGATGCTCAACATTTAAAAGTCGGTGAAAGAGTTATTAATTTAAACCCAAAGGGCGATAAAGCTTCTAAGTACAAAGCCAagaacaacagcaacaataGTAATAGTAATTCTGGTAACACTAATCACAACACAAACGGCAACAGTTCACATAATTCCCCATCACCAGAACTCTCGTTAAACCAAGGTAATTCCACGCTTAAAAAGAGCTCAGTGAAATCCCGTAATGACAAATCAAAGAACTAA